The following proteins come from a genomic window of Elusimicrobiota bacterium:
- the cydB gene encoding cytochrome d ubiquinol oxidase subunit II: MDLNIFWFVLLGVLMAGYAILDGFDLGVGILHPMAKTDQERRIFMNAIGPLWDGNEVWLVTFGGALFAAFPRAYATMFSGLYTAFMLLVLCLILRAVSMEFRSKRAGPAWRAFWDWCFFGSSLTAILLFGAAVGNCLRGLPIGSDGELRIGFLSLLNPYSVLVGVFTIATAAMHGSLYLGLKTDGDLQQRIRRWTWRLFGFFLITYLLTTIFTLVAFPRAVENFKHHPWAWGVVVLNTLAVANIPRSVFKNRPLEAFLSSAGAIAAFVFLFGLALFPNLAVSNLDPAASLTIYNAASSEKTLKIMRLIAFLGMPFVLAYTAVIYWVFRGKVEIGKFSY, encoded by the coding sequence ATGGACCTCAATATTTTCTGGTTTGTTCTCTTGGGCGTTTTGATGGCGGGATACGCCATCTTGGACGGTTTTGACCTGGGGGTGGGCATCCTCCACCCCATGGCCAAAACCGACCAAGAACGGCGGATTTTCATGAACGCCATCGGACCCCTGTGGGACGGCAACGAGGTCTGGCTGGTGACCTTCGGCGGGGCCCTGTTCGCCGCTTTCCCCCGCGCCTACGCCACGATGTTTTCCGGCCTCTACACGGCCTTCATGCTCTTGGTGCTCTGTTTGATCCTGCGCGCGGTCTCCATGGAGTTCCGAAGCAAACGCGCGGGCCCCGCGTGGCGGGCTTTTTGGGATTGGTGTTTTTTTGGTTCCAGTTTGACGGCGATATTGCTTTTCGGCGCCGCCGTGGGGAATTGCCTGCGCGGCCTGCCCATCGGGTCGGACGGGGAATTGCGGATCGGCTTTTTGAGCCTGCTCAACCCCTATTCCGTTTTGGTGGGGGTGTTCACCATCGCGACGGCGGCCATGCACGGGTCGCTTTACCTGGGGCTCAAGACGGACGGAGACCTGCAACAGCGGATTCGGCGCTGGACCTGGCGACTCTTCGGTTTTTTCCTGATCACCTATTTGTTGACCACCATTTTCACGCTGGTGGCCTTCCCCCGCGCCGTTGAAAATTTCAAACACCACCCCTGGGCCTGGGGGGTGGTGGTGCTGAACACCCTGGCGGTGGCCAACATCCCCCGGTCCGTTTTCAAGAACCGACCGCTCGAGGCTTTCCTCTCCAGCGCCGGGGCCATCGCCGCCTTTGTCTTCCTCTTCGGGTTGGCGCTTTTCCCGAACCTGGCGGTCTCGAACCTGGACCCGGCGGCGAGCCTCACAATCTACAACGCCGCCTCGTCGGAAAAAACCCTCAAGATCATGCGCCTCATCGCTTTCCTGGGCATGCCCTTCGTCCTGGCCTACACGGCGGTGATTTACTGGGTGTTTCGGGGAAAAGTGGAAATCGGCAAGTTCAGCTACTGA
- a CDS encoding P-II family nitrogen regulator, producing MKLIIAMVQPHKVAEVKKALDDANIHLMTVTNVLGSGRQKGYTESFRGAKMEVNLLKKVRFDIAVNDDFVEPAIGAITKAARSGNIGDGKIFVVPLEQCVRIRTGEKGSAAIG from the coding sequence ATGAAACTGATCATCGCAATGGTTCAACCGCACAAAGTGGCGGAGGTGAAAAAAGCCCTGGACGACGCCAACATCCACCTGATGACCGTCACCAACGTGCTCGGCTCGGGGCGGCAAAAAGGTTACACGGAGAGCTTCCGCGGCGCCAAGATGGAGGTCAACCTTCTGAAGAAGGTTCGCTTCGACATCGCCGTGAACGACGACTTCGTCGAACCCGCCATCGGCGCGATCACGAAGGCCGCCCGCTCGGGCAACATCGGCGACGGCAAGATCTTCGTGGTGCCCTTGGAGCAATGCGTCCGCATCCGCACGGGCGAGAAAGGGTCGGCCGCCATCGGCTAA
- a CDS encoding ammonium transporter, whose amino-acid sequence MLSRIKRCLRGGGLIAFLALSGGFGPSFIHAEDATVASATVQAPTDVIAEKLAVLEKGLVDRKVAADTLWVLVTAFLVFWMNAGFALVESGMCRAKNAVNILSKNFIVFAISSLAFYVLGWGLMFGDGNGFMGLKGLFMVTGPDNSPATGAAYSGVYGSINWTGVPLTVKFLFQLVFAGTAATIVSGCVAERIKYVSFIVFSFLLVGFAYPITGHWIWGGGWLAKMGFWDFAGSTAVHTVGGVAGLAGIMLLGPRIGKYRADGTPNAIPGHNMTSATLGTLILWLGWFGFNPGSTMAADPAAIGHIANTTNLAGAAGLLTATITAWMLMGKPDLGMTINGCLAGFVAITAPCAFVTLPASLVIGAIAGVLVVFAVMFFDKLKLDDPVGALAVHLCNGVFGTLAVGLWAKDGITGVATGNGLFNGGGLKLLGIQALGSASVILFTLVVSLLFWAVIKATLGMRVTRDEEIRGLDIDEHGMEAYAGFQIYMTEYGLAPVGGKDSEPEPAKAGR is encoded by the coding sequence ATGTTGTCACGGATCAAACGTTGTTTGAGGGGCGGGGGCCTCATCGCGTTCCTCGCCTTGAGCGGGGGCTTCGGGCCCTCGTTTATTCACGCGGAGGACGCCACGGTTGCTTCCGCGACGGTTCAGGCGCCCACAGACGTCATCGCTGAAAAGTTGGCGGTCCTTGAAAAAGGCCTCGTCGACCGGAAAGTGGCCGCCGACACCCTGTGGGTGTTGGTCACGGCCTTCCTGGTCTTCTGGATGAACGCGGGGTTCGCCCTGGTGGAGTCCGGCATGTGCCGCGCCAAGAACGCCGTGAACATTCTCTCCAAAAACTTCATCGTCTTCGCCATCAGTTCCCTCGCCTTTTACGTGTTGGGATGGGGCCTGATGTTCGGGGACGGCAACGGCTTCATGGGTCTCAAAGGCTTGTTCATGGTGACCGGGCCCGACAACAGCCCGGCAACAGGAGCGGCCTACTCCGGGGTCTACGGGTCCATCAACTGGACAGGGGTTCCCCTGACGGTGAAATTCCTGTTCCAATTGGTCTTCGCCGGCACCGCGGCCACCATCGTCTCCGGCTGCGTCGCCGAGCGGATCAAATACGTCAGCTTCATCGTCTTCAGCTTCCTCCTGGTGGGATTCGCTTACCCCATCACGGGCCACTGGATCTGGGGCGGCGGCTGGTTGGCGAAAATGGGCTTCTGGGACTTCGCCGGCTCCACCGCGGTGCACACCGTGGGCGGCGTGGCGGGCCTGGCGGGCATCATGCTTCTCGGTCCCCGCATCGGCAAATACCGCGCCGATGGCACCCCCAACGCCATTCCCGGCCACAATATGACTTCGGCCACCCTGGGCACTCTGATCCTCTGGTTGGGCTGGTTCGGGTTTAACCCCGGCTCCACCATGGCGGCGGATCCCGCGGCCATCGGCCACATCGCCAACACCACCAACCTCGCGGGCGCGGCCGGCCTTTTGACCGCCACCATCACCGCTTGGATGCTGATGGGAAAACCCGACTTGGGCATGACCATTAACGGCTGCTTGGCCGGGTTTGTGGCCATCACGGCGCCCTGCGCGTTCGTGACGCTGCCGGCCTCCCTGGTGATCGGCGCCATCGCGGGCGTGCTCGTGGTGTTCGCGGTGATGTTCTTCGACAAGTTGAAATTGGACGACCCCGTGGGCGCCCTGGCCGTGCACTTGTGCAACGGCGTGTTCGGGACCCTGGCGGTGGGTCTGTGGGCCAAGGACGGGATCACCGGCGTCGCCACCGGCAACGGGTTGTTCAATGGCGGCGGATTGAAGCTTCTGGGAATTCAGGCCCTGGGGTCCGCTTCGGTGATTCTCTTCACCCTGGTTGTGTCCTTGCTCTTCTGGGCGGTCATCAAAGCCACCCTAGGCATGCGCGTCACCCGGGACGAAGAAATCCGCGGGTTGGACATCGACGAACACGGCATGGAAGCCTACGCGGGCTTCCAGATCTATATGACCGAATACGGCCTCGCTCCGGTGGGCGGCAAAGACTCCGAACCCGAGCCGGCGAAGGCGGGGAGGTAA
- a CDS encoding cytochrome ubiquinol oxidase subunit I, with translation MDILLLSRLQFALTIMFHYLFPPLTIGLGAILVFMEGMYMKTKDPQYEAMAKFWTKIFAVNFAVGVASGIAMEFQFGTNWANYSRFVGDVFGSALAAEGIFAFFLESGFLAVLVFGWDRVSAKMHFFSTIMVFLGSVFSSIWITVANSWQQTPAGYKIVGEGLAARAEITSFWAVVFNPSSVDRLVHVWLGAGAMGAFFVMSVSAYYILKKRHVDISKKSFTVALVLGFLCSWAQLFSGHHQARVVAKHQPAKMAALEGHFKTGANAPLYLIGHPDAATETTKGIAVPGLLSFMIHGNRATPVPGLDQFAKEDRPPVALTFHSYHIMLWTGFLMMALTGIAGFLRWRGRLFDKRGLLWAFVFAVLLPVAANQLGWVAAEVGRQPWIVYGMLRTADALSPVVQAHQVMASIVMFGLIYALLFAVWIMVTDHKIKEGPEIGTEGGRSEGGFLKTAGGLKAKGSMTEAKE, from the coding sequence ATGGACATCCTCCTTCTTTCCCGGTTGCAGTTCGCTTTGACGATCATGTTCCATTACCTGTTCCCCCCGCTGACCATCGGGCTCGGCGCGATCCTCGTTTTCATGGAAGGCATGTACATGAAAACCAAGGACCCCCAGTACGAGGCCATGGCCAAGTTCTGGACGAAGATTTTCGCCGTCAATTTCGCGGTGGGGGTGGCCTCCGGAATCGCCATGGAGTTCCAGTTCGGCACGAACTGGGCCAATTACTCCCGGTTCGTGGGCGACGTGTTTGGTTCGGCCCTCGCCGCCGAGGGCATTTTCGCCTTCTTCCTCGAGTCGGGGTTCCTGGCCGTCTTGGTTTTCGGCTGGGACCGCGTGTCGGCCAAAATGCACTTCTTTTCGACCATCATGGTTTTCCTCGGTTCGGTGTTTTCCTCCATCTGGATCACCGTGGCCAACAGCTGGCAGCAGACCCCGGCGGGCTATAAGATCGTCGGCGAAGGGTTGGCCGCCCGGGCCGAGATCACCAGCTTCTGGGCCGTGGTCTTCAACCCGTCCAGCGTCGACCGCTTGGTCCACGTCTGGCTCGGCGCCGGGGCCATGGGGGCCTTTTTCGTCATGAGCGTATCGGCCTACTACATCCTAAAGAAACGCCACGTCGATATCTCCAAAAAGTCCTTCACCGTCGCCCTGGTTTTGGGGTTCCTCTGCAGTTGGGCCCAATTGTTTTCCGGTCACCACCAGGCCCGCGTGGTGGCCAAACACCAGCCGGCCAAAATGGCGGCCCTGGAAGGGCACTTCAAGACGGGGGCCAACGCCCCGTTGTATTTGATCGGCCACCCCGACGCGGCGACCGAAACCACGAAAGGGATCGCGGTGCCCGGCCTTCTAAGTTTCATGATTCACGGGAACAGGGCGACACCCGTTCCGGGGCTCGACCAATTCGCCAAGGAAGACCGCCCCCCCGTCGCCCTCACTTTCCATTCCTATCACATCATGTTGTGGACGGGGTTTTTGATGATGGCATTGACCGGGATCGCGGGTTTCCTCCGTTGGCGGGGGCGCCTCTTCGATAAGCGCGGCCTGTTGTGGGCCTTTGTTTTTGCCGTCCTGTTGCCCGTCGCCGCCAACCAACTGGGGTGGGTGGCCGCGGAGGTCGGCCGCCAACCCTGGATCGTCTACGGAATGTTGCGGACCGCCGACGCCTTGTCCCCGGTCGTCCAAGCCCACCAAGTCATGGCTTCCATCGTCATGTTCGGTCTTATTTACGCCTTGCTCTTCGCGGTGTGGATCATGGTGACGGACCACAAGATCAAAGAAGGCCCTGAAATCGGCACCGAGGGCGGACGATCCGAAGGCGGATTTCTGAAAACGGCGGGCGGTCTGAAGGCCAAGGGGTCAATGACCGAGGCCAAGGAGTAG
- a CDS encoding UvrD-helicase domain-containing protein yields MTADLDTRARARKRLDVNIVVEAGAGTGKTTLLTDRLLFLLLAGGPEREGLSITRVVALTFTEKAAGEIKARLAERLGDLLSALDGRTLPPERHALMEAWRREARDDFGATDDRLRRVARDALRDLDRAPIGTIHSFCKTLLQLYPVEANLNPGARVDEGAGFDGVFEAEWARWLETELGSGAPGSADWDDVLPRVSLADLKSLARESAVREAPAADGAWAVDRLSRLREAVERLPQGQTKPARGKILESLGRLADRLGALERTARDPLGPVPPDAPWTENDKKWPSEWDPAGEAVYQEARAVANAVSPAGEALLARARRLLEPFVAVCRTRYRAEGWVGFDDLLRGARDLLIHHPEARRELKARFAVLLVDEFQDTDPLQGETLLLLAEGPEGEAGAWRDVVLAPGRLFIVGDPKQSIYRFRGADIRAYEAFVDLVLSQGGERCDLRRSFRTHAGIVEPVNRLFEDLMRESPGLQPPYRALLPRPEGGDGAVELVLVRGGTGDAAERRAVEARWIAGWIADHCGSPGEGRLWRWGDVALLFRSASPLTVYMEALKAARVPYLVESDRDFYRTPEVIDFLNVLRVIDDPGDRVSMLGLLRSPLVLLEDRDLMALAAAGALDFRRDPPPGLPEGARNRLRVFYDRLARLRAAARGDTLPEAAARILGETLLLPSAAAFYHGEQSVANLLKVGRLAAEAHRDRGDTLGAFARRLSEAVGRGVEEGESPLGEERVDAVRLSTIHKAKGLEYKVVLLPNLAASVQNGDRRPVALRRDWSEGKVGRRFIERQCPDAAMAFLEADEIQREEREAIRLFYVAATRAREHVVLVGQEKPARGSFLDMLKSASRPVEKGWELKDGLVIPVRAIEPGDAAARPVPPRPPAGRRKATAAHGRAWSERRAAPGAGGPALFATPSSRTADDPSKNFSGERPGGPTPAEAALLGRLCHAVLERGPLAPLELTSRVDGAVRRLRAEYPDAYWSVIAGEAEGILDGFLRGDTATLLNEGEILAREAPFVFAREGTVVRGVIDLLCRRAGRLWVVDYKTDRLSPGEEEARAAAYATQGDDYREAVRRALGEPCGFEVVFLRSGRRVPVGELP; encoded by the coding sequence GTGACCGCGGATCTCGACACGCGCGCGCGCGCGCGCAAACGGCTCGACGTGAACATCGTCGTCGAGGCGGGCGCGGGGACGGGCAAGACCACCCTGCTCACGGACCGTCTGTTGTTCCTCCTCCTGGCCGGGGGCCCGGAACGGGAAGGCCTCTCGATCACCCGCGTGGTGGCGTTGACCTTCACCGAAAAGGCCGCCGGCGAAATCAAGGCGCGTTTGGCCGAACGCCTGGGGGACCTTTTGTCCGCCCTCGATGGCCGGACGTTGCCGCCGGAACGCCACGCGCTGATGGAGGCCTGGCGGCGCGAAGCGCGGGACGATTTCGGTGCGACCGATGATCGTCTGCGGCGCGTCGCCCGCGACGCCCTGCGCGATCTCGACCGGGCCCCCATCGGCACCATTCATTCCTTTTGCAAAACGCTCCTGCAACTGTACCCCGTCGAGGCGAATCTGAACCCCGGCGCGCGGGTGGACGAAGGCGCCGGCTTCGACGGCGTCTTCGAGGCCGAATGGGCCCGCTGGCTGGAGACCGAACTGGGGTCCGGGGCGCCGGGCTCGGCGGACTGGGACGATGTCTTGCCCCGCGTTTCCCTGGCCGATTTGAAGTCCCTGGCCCGGGAGTCCGCTGTTCGGGAGGCGCCGGCCGCCGACGGAGCTTGGGCCGTCGACCGGTTGAGCCGCCTCCGCGAAGCGGTCGAGCGCCTCCCCCAAGGGCAGACCAAGCCCGCGCGGGGAAAAATCCTTGAATCGTTGGGGCGTCTGGCGGACCGGTTGGGTGCCTTGGAAAGGACGGCGCGCGACCCCCTCGGTCCGGTCCCCCCCGACGCGCCGTGGACGGAAAACGACAAAAAGTGGCCTTCCGAATGGGACCCCGCGGGGGAGGCCGTTTACCAAGAGGCCCGCGCGGTCGCGAACGCCGTCTCCCCCGCCGGAGAGGCCCTGCTCGCGCGGGCGCGCCGCCTTTTGGAACCCTTTGTCGCCGTCTGCCGGACCCGGTACCGGGCCGAAGGGTGGGTGGGCTTCGACGATTTGCTGCGGGGCGCCCGGGATCTTTTAATTCACCACCCGGAAGCGCGCCGGGAGCTCAAGGCGCGGTTCGCCGTCCTCCTCGTTGATGAATTCCAGGACACCGACCCCCTGCAAGGGGAAACCCTGCTCCTGTTGGCCGAGGGCCCCGAGGGCGAGGCGGGGGCCTGGCGCGACGTCGTCCTCGCCCCGGGGCGCTTGTTTATTGTGGGCGATCCCAAACAATCGATTTATCGTTTTCGCGGGGCCGACATTCGCGCGTACGAGGCTTTCGTGGACCTTGTGCTGTCGCAGGGGGGCGAGCGTTGCGATTTGCGCCGGAGTTTCCGAACCCACGCGGGAATCGTCGAGCCGGTGAACCGGTTGTTCGAGGACCTGATGCGGGAGAGCCCGGGCCTGCAGCCGCCCTACCGCGCCCTGTTGCCGCGGCCCGAAGGCGGCGACGGCGCGGTCGAGTTGGTTTTGGTGCGGGGTGGGACGGGGGACGCCGCGGAAAGGCGCGCGGTGGAGGCCCGGTGGATCGCCGGATGGATCGCCGACCACTGCGGTTCCCCGGGGGAAGGCCGGCTCTGGCGCTGGGGGGACGTGGCGCTCCTGTTCCGATCGGCCTCTCCGCTGACCGTTTATATGGAGGCCCTCAAAGCGGCGCGCGTGCCTTACCTCGTTGAAAGCGATCGGGATTTTTATCGCACGCCCGAGGTGATCGATTTCCTTAACGTGCTGCGCGTGATCGATGATCCGGGCGACCGGGTGTCGATGCTCGGCTTGTTGCGTTCGCCCCTGGTCCTTCTGGAGGACCGCGATTTGATGGCGCTCGCGGCGGCGGGGGCCTTGGATTTTCGTCGGGATCCTCCCCCCGGGTTGCCGGAGGGCGCGCGGAACCGTCTGCGGGTTTTTTACGATCGCCTGGCCCGGTTGCGGGCCGCCGCCCGGGGGGACACTCTGCCGGAGGCCGCCGCGCGGATCCTGGGGGAGACGTTGTTGTTGCCGTCCGCGGCGGCGTTCTATCACGGCGAGCAGAGCGTCGCCAATTTGTTAAAGGTGGGCCGCCTCGCCGCCGAAGCCCACCGGGACCGGGGGGACACCCTGGGGGCGTTCGCCCGCCGTTTGTCGGAGGCCGTCGGACGGGGCGTCGAGGAGGGGGAGAGCCCTCTGGGCGAGGAGCGGGTCGACGCCGTGCGCCTGTCCACGATCCACAAGGCCAAGGGGCTTGAATACAAAGTGGTGCTCCTGCCGAACCTCGCCGCGTCGGTCCAAAACGGAGACCGTCGCCCCGTGGCCCTGCGGCGCGACTGGTCCGAAGGCAAGGTGGGGCGGCGGTTCATCGAGCGGCAATGTCCGGACGCGGCCATGGCGTTTTTGGAAGCCGACGAAATCCAGCGGGAGGAACGGGAGGCCATTCGCCTTTTTTACGTCGCCGCCACCCGGGCCCGCGAGCACGTTGTGTTGGTGGGCCAGGAAAAACCCGCCCGGGGATCGTTCCTGGACATGTTGAAGAGCGCTTCCCGTCCGGTGGAAAAGGGCTGGGAACTGAAGGACGGTTTGGTGATTCCGGTGCGCGCGATCGAACCGGGGGACGCGGCCGCCCGCCCTGTTCCGCCGCGCCCCCCCGCGGGGCGACGAAAAGCGACGGCCGCCCACGGGCGCGCCTGGTCGGAGCGCCGCGCCGCTCCCGGGGCCGGGGGGCCCGCTTTGTTCGCGACGCCGTCCAGCCGGACGGCGGACGACCCATCAAAGAATTTTTCCGGCGAGCGCCCGGGCGGGCCCACCCCGGCGGAGGCGGCGCTGTTGGGCCGGTTGTGCCACGCGGTGTTGGAACGGGGGCCTCTGGCGCCCCTGGAGCTGACCTCCCGGGTGGACGGGGCGGTGCGCCGTCTGCGGGCGGAATACCCCGACGCCTATTGGTCGGTCATCGCCGGGGAAGCCGAAGGGATTTTGGATGGGTTTTTGCGGGGCGACACCGCGACCTTGTTGAACGAAGGGGAAATCCTGGCGCGCGAGGCCCCTTTCGTTTTTGCCCGGGAAGGGACGGTGGTGCGCGGGGTCATCGATTTGTTGTGCCGTCGGGCGGGCCGGCTCTGGGTGGTCGATTACAAGACCGACCGCTTGTCCCCCGGGGAGGAAGAGGCCCGGGCGGCGGCCTACGCGACGCAGGGCGACGACTACCGGGAAGCCGTGCGCCGCGCCCTGGGGGAACCCTGCGGGTTCGAAGTGGTCTTTCTGCGCAGTGGCCGGCGGGTCCCGGTGGGCGAACTTCCCTAG